A genomic region of Lysinibacillus sp. 2017 contains the following coding sequences:
- the xylF gene encoding D-xylose ABC transporter substrate-binding protein: protein MGKCKGLHLFLIMLLSVIVLAACGEDSGSSDNSSGGADKDSLKIGLSVSDLTLERWQHDRDFFIAKAEELGAEVIVQSADGDEAQQLSQIQNMLSQNIDVLVVIAINSDSLSTVVEQAKEEGVPVLAYDRLINNAEVDAYVSFDNVRVGEMQAEYLVNLKASGNFFLMGGSPTDNNAKMFREGQMNIIQPLVDAGDVTIVGDQWAKDWDANEALKIMENALTATKNKIDVVVASNDSTAGGAIQALDAQGLAGKVLISGQDADLAGVQRIAEGSQTMTVYKPIKAIAEKSAEVAIQLAKGEAPNSDTTVNNGVMDVPYIKLDPTSVGKDEIMGTVIADEFHSYDDVYKNVPESERPKK, encoded by the coding sequence ATGGGGAAATGTAAGGGGTTACATTTGTTTTTAATCATGCTGTTATCGGTAATTGTTTTAGCTGCTTGTGGTGAGGATTCGGGTTCTTCTGATAATTCATCGGGTGGTGCTGATAAAGATAGCTTGAAAATTGGTTTATCAGTTTCTGATTTAACGTTAGAACGTTGGCAGCATGACCGAGATTTCTTTATTGCAAAAGCTGAAGAATTAGGGGCAGAGGTAATTGTACAATCAGCAGATGGTGATGAAGCACAACAATTATCGCAAATTCAAAATATGCTTTCGCAAAATATCGATGTCTTGGTAGTTATCGCTATTAATTCGGATTCATTATCAACAGTTGTTGAGCAAGCAAAAGAAGAGGGTGTACCAGTTTTAGCTTATGACCGTCTAATTAATAATGCTGAAGTAGATGCTTATGTATCCTTTGACAACGTTCGTGTGGGCGAAATGCAAGCTGAGTATTTAGTAAACTTAAAGGCATCAGGAAACTTCTTCTTAATGGGTGGTTCACCAACAGATAATAACGCAAAAATGTTCCGTGAAGGACAAATGAATATTATTCAGCCATTAGTTGATGCAGGCGACGTTACAATTGTCGGCGATCAATGGGCAAAAGATTGGGATGCGAACGAAGCGCTTAAAATTATGGAGAATGCTTTAACAGCTACAAAAAATAAAATTGATGTAGTTGTGGCTTCAAATGATAGTACAGCGGGTGGTGCAATCCAAGCATTAGATGCACAAGGATTAGCGGGTAAAGTATTAATTTCTGGTCAAGATGCTGACTTAGCAGGTGTTCAACGTATTGCGGAAGGTTCACAAACAATGACGGTTTACAAGCCAATTAAAGCAATCGCTGAGAAGAGTGCTGAAGTAGCTATTCAACTTGCTAAAGGTGAAGCACCTAATAGTGATACTACTGTAAATAATGGTGTAATGGATGTGCCTTACATCAAATTAGATCCAACTTCAGTTGGTAAAGATGAAATTATGGGCACTGTAATTGCTGATGAGTTCCATTCATATGATGACGTATACAAAAACGTTCCTGAGAGCGAGCGTCCAAAAAAATAA
- a CDS encoding sugar ABC transporter permease produces MSNEQAIIKQPQLEKKDRKLPFKFDLQAYTLILALISIAIIFTALTGGEFLSSRNISNLFTQMSVIAILAIGMTLVIVAGHIDLSVGSMVGLTGGVAAMLQVWQGWSTPVVVVIAVVVGAILGLWQGWWVAYRAVPAFIVTLGGMLIFRGILIGLSNGKTVAGLDVSFKQIGNSYLPFIVGYIIVAVAIVLLVYTTIHDRKKRNEMGLLLLPAPIDYGKVALYSAVILVITYMLNRYLGVPTPFLIVVTIALFFVFVTNKTAFGRRIYAMGGNPEAAALSGINIKRNTLGVFVIMGALAGVAGVLLSARLNAATVSAGNSYELDAIAACVIGGTSLMGGKGKIFGALIGALIMASIDNGMSMMNIGAYWQYIVKGLILILAVWVDVVSKNK; encoded by the coding sequence TTGTCTAATGAACAAGCAATAATCAAACAACCACAGCTAGAAAAGAAAGATCGCAAATTACCGTTTAAGTTTGATTTACAAGCCTACACGTTAATTTTAGCCTTAATCAGTATTGCGATCATTTTTACAGCTTTAACAGGCGGTGAGTTTTTATCGTCTCGTAATATATCAAACTTATTTACGCAAATGTCAGTCATTGCAATTTTGGCTATTGGGATGACATTAGTAATCGTAGCAGGGCATATCGATTTATCAGTTGGATCAATGGTCGGTTTAACAGGTGGTGTTGCCGCTATGCTACAAGTGTGGCAAGGCTGGAGTACACCAGTAGTCGTAGTAATAGCGGTAGTAGTAGGTGCCATTTTAGGTTTATGGCAAGGCTGGTGGGTTGCTTATCGTGCGGTACCAGCGTTCATTGTAACACTAGGTGGGATGCTCATTTTCAGAGGGATTTTAATCGGTCTTTCGAACGGAAAAACAGTGGCAGGACTAGATGTTTCATTTAAGCAAATTGGCAATAGTTATTTACCATTTATAGTAGGTTACATAATCGTTGCTGTTGCCATTGTATTACTAGTTTACACAACAATTCACGACCGAAAAAAACGTAATGAAATGGGTTTACTATTATTACCTGCACCAATTGATTACGGGAAGGTTGCACTTTATTCAGCAGTAATCTTAGTTATTACGTATATGCTAAACCGTTATCTAGGCGTACCAACTCCGTTTTTAATTGTCGTAACGATTGCATTATTCTTCGTATTCGTGACAAATAAAACAGCCTTTGGTCGTCGCATTTATGCAATGGGTGGAAATCCTGAAGCGGCTGCACTATCCGGTATTAACATTAAACGTAATACTTTAGGTGTATTTGTCATAATGGGTGCGTTAGCAGGTGTTGCAGGTGTTCTTTTATCGGCACGTCTAAATGCAGCTACGGTATCAGCAGGTAATAGCTATGAATTAGATGCTATCGCTGCATGTGTTATCGGTGGGACAAGCTTAATGGGTGGTAAAGGTAAAATTTTCGGTGCGTTAATCGGTGCACTTATTATGGCGTCGATTGACAACGGGATGTCGATGATGAATATCGGTGCATATTGGCAATATATCGTGAAAGGCTTAATTTTAATTCTAGCAGTTTGGGTGGACGTAGTTAGTAAAAACAAATAA
- a CDS encoding xylose ABC transporter ATP-binding protein, with the protein METFALEMKSITKEFPGVKALDNVTFSVRKGEIHALCGENGAGKSTLMKVLSGVYPAGTYSGSIFINNQEIRFKNIKESQDAGIAIIYQELALIGELSIAENLFLGHDLMRQPIINWNEIYRQALLALKKVGLDVDPQKNVKELTVGKQQLVEIAKALMKKTDILILDEPTAALTETDVAVLVNLLNELRQQGVTCVYISHKLGEVMEIADSVTILRDGKTISTDLIAEMSEDKIITKMVGRELTELFPYESHEISEENVLCVENYTSYDKSGKRVVSDINFHVKKGEILGISGLMGAGRSELFISLFGGLPGKKQGTVTINGKGTNIKVPADAIREGLAYVSEDRKRYGLVLGMDITKNTTLIALNKVMKMKMINQALEVKHAQDITNKMKLKAPNLDVEVGKLSGGNQQKVVLSKWIMNNPKVLILDEPTRGIDVGAKYEIYKIMNELVQQGVGIVLISSELPEVLGMSDRILVMSDGQITGEFDRNEATQEKIMMCATGGERVV; encoded by the coding sequence ATGGAAACATTTGCACTTGAAATGAAAAGCATCACGAAGGAATTCCCTGGCGTAAAAGCACTTGATAATGTAACGTTCTCTGTTCGAAAAGGTGAAATCCATGCACTTTGTGGTGAAAATGGGGCAGGTAAATCTACTTTAATGAAGGTGTTAAGCGGGGTATATCCAGCTGGCACATACTCGGGCAGTATTTTCATTAACAATCAAGAAATACGCTTTAAAAATATCAAGGAATCACAGGATGCTGGAATAGCAATTATTTATCAAGAACTAGCATTAATCGGTGAGCTATCAATTGCGGAAAACTTATTTTTAGGACATGACTTAATGCGTCAACCCATTATTAATTGGAATGAAATTTATAGACAAGCTTTACTTGCACTAAAAAAAGTTGGGTTAGATGTCGATCCTCAAAAAAATGTAAAAGAGCTGACTGTTGGAAAGCAGCAACTTGTAGAAATTGCGAAAGCACTAATGAAAAAAACGGATATTTTAATCTTGGATGAGCCGACAGCAGCTTTAACTGAAACTGATGTAGCCGTGTTGGTTAATTTATTAAATGAACTTCGACAACAAGGTGTAACATGCGTCTACATTTCTCACAAGCTAGGTGAAGTTATGGAAATTGCAGATTCTGTAACGATTTTACGCGACGGAAAAACAATCTCAACAGACCTAATTGCCGAGATGTCTGAAGATAAAATCATTACAAAAATGGTAGGACGTGAATTAACGGAGCTATTCCCATATGAATCTCATGAAATTAGCGAAGAAAATGTATTGTGTGTGGAAAATTACACTTCATATGATAAATCAGGTAAACGAGTAGTTTCGGATATTAACTTTCATGTAAAAAAAGGTGAAATTTTAGGGATATCAGGCTTAATGGGTGCAGGGCGTTCAGAATTGTTTATTAGTCTATTTGGCGGATTACCAGGAAAAAAACAGGGGACGGTCACTATCAACGGCAAGGGGACGAATATTAAAGTGCCTGCGGATGCCATTCGTGAAGGATTGGCTTATGTTTCGGAAGACCGAAAACGTTATGGGTTAGTATTAGGCATGGATATTACAAAAAATACAACTTTAATCGCTTTAAATAAAGTAATGAAAATGAAAATGATTAACCAAGCACTTGAGGTGAAGCATGCTCAGGATATTACGAACAAAATGAAGCTTAAGGCACCCAATCTTGATGTAGAGGTAGGTAAGCTAAGCGGCGGAAATCAGCAAAAAGTAGTACTTAGTAAATGGATTATGAACAATCCAAAAGTGTTGATTTTAGACGAGCCAACGCGCGGTATTGATGTTGGGGCAAAATATGAAATTTATAAAATTATGAATGAATTAGTACAGCAAGGCGTCGGGATTGTCTTAATCTCATCTGAACTACCAGAAGTTTTAGGCATGTCAGATCGAATTTTAGTAATGAGTGATGGGCAAATCACAGGAGAATTTGATAGAAATGAAGCAACACAAGAGAAAATTATGATGTGTGCGACTGGAGGAGAAAGGGTTGTCTAA